The Anopheles merus strain MAF chromosome 2L, AmerM5.1, whole genome shotgun sequence genome has a segment encoding these proteins:
- the LOC121592447 gene encoding uncharacterized protein LOC121592447 translates to MIDLIIITIFIIFGFCIYGCIKCCCCKNDRPVIVTHTTISSPEKPRDQPQSITIVPPPGAYILRHPTGTVTYPVYPTPYMMQQPHEQNMQQQQQFSDQKSSMSPPQANTLQFPELPPQMYYPVPPNGSGAMMNPPSYNQVVCDTKPVQAPYKG, encoded by the exons ATGATTGATCTTATCATAATAACCATTTTCATTATATTTGGGTTCTGCATTTACGGTTGCATCAAATGTTGCTGTTGCAAGAATGATCGTCCGGTGATAGTGA CACACACAACAATAAGCAGCCCCGAAAAGCCTCGCGATCAACCGCAATCTATAACTATTGTACCGCCACCCGGTGCTTACATTCTTCGTCATCCGACTGGTACTGTGACGTACCCGGTATACCCAACTCCGTACATGATGCAACAGCCACACGAGCAGaacatgcagcagcagcagcagttctcGGATCAAAAGTCCTCGATGTCACCACCGCAAGCGAACACTCTCCAATTTCCGGAACTTCCTCCGCAAATGTACTATCCGGTTCCGCCAAATGGTTCTGGAGCGATGATGAATCCACCCAGCTACAATCAAGTGGTTTGTGACACTAAACCAGTACAGGCTCCTTACAAGGGTTAA
- the LOC121592446 gene encoding protein shisa-5-like: MDMIAVVGSAMIVGFIVYWCIRCCCTRSNSGAVLATPITITSEVHRVAPPGTTQTVPPPPPGAIIKGHPTGTAAYPAMPTAYPTSSPAPYPAQPYMQHYPYQTSAAPTSMPPPQPNTAASVQFPALPSQMQIPILPSASAPPAGAAGSAAMMNPPSYDQVVNNSYPVQAPYNPDFKG, encoded by the exons ATGGATATGATTGCTGTAGTTGGCAGTGCCATGATAGTGGGCTTCATTGTTTACTGGTGTATCAGGTGTTGCTGTACGAGGAGCAACAGTGGTGCGGTGTTAGCGA CACCCATCACAATAACCTCGGAAGTGCATCGCGTTGCACCACCGGGAACTACACAAaccgtaccaccaccaccacccggtgCTATCATTAAAGGTCATCCGACCGGGACGGCGGCGTATCCGGCAATGCCGACTGCGTACCCAACGTCTTCCCCGGCACCGTACCCTGCCCAGCCGTACATGCAGCACTATCCGTACCAAACGTCCGCCGCCCCAACGTCGATGCCACCACCGCAGCCGAACACTGCCGCCTCCGTCCAATTTCCGGCCCTTCCTTCGCAGATGCAGATTCCGATTCTACCATCGGCCTCGGCTCCTCCCGCTGGTGCTGCCGGATCCGCAGCGATGATGAATCCTCCCAGCTACGACCAAGTGGTTAACAACTCGTACCCAGTGCAGGCACCTTACAATCCCGACTTCAAGGGTTAA